TCGCTTCACGCACTTGAAGATTTCTTCGCAAATCTTTCGTCAATATTTCCCAAATCAAAGGAGGAGCTTCGAAAAGAAGGTCTGGACCCTGAAGAGCCTGAGCTGGGCGTCAAGCTCTCCCACAACTCTCCTCTTGGTGCTTTCGTCCGCAGAGCTCGCCTTGAATACCAACGTCTTCAGTTTCATGACTGTGCCGAGCTATGGAAGGACTTTGTTCGCTATCGACAGCCGACATCTCACTACCAGAAACGGAAGAACCCGGACTTTAGCAGATACAGCTTCGACAATGTGTTGCTGCGtggcgagctggaggattGGGATGTCGACAAGGTTGCGGGCTTGGCATCAGTAGCATATGGCGACATGTTGGCGGGTGATCGCACCGGGACACTTCCCGTCAGCTTAGATGACGTTGAAAATCTACTAGACTTTCAAATTGAGCAGATGCAGAGTAAGGCTGCCAACAACATGGAGACCAATTCTCCTGATCTATCGCCATATGTTTTTGCTGACGGTTTAATACGCAGAGTACGGTAACAGGATACCTTTGGAGATTCGGCACCAGTTTCACGACCTCCTTAACGATACCTTCCTGATCCCAAGTCTTACACACTATATCACGTAAGCCTGTGCTCTGTCTATttgctctttgtcttctgaTGGCGTGCTAAAATACGTGTTCAGCTTCCTTGATGcttggagagctggagattatCCAACTGCATTCGAATTCCTGCACCGGTATTTCGACTACACAATGCAGCATCGTGATCGTCTCTTTTACCAGTACGCTCTGATGAATTTGGCTGTTTTGCAAGCCGACTTTGGCTGTTATAAGGAAGCCATGACGGCGATGCTTGAGACAGTAACCGTGGCGAGGGAAAACCGCGATATGACATGCCTCAACTTCTCCTTAAATTGGTTATTTCACTTTGGACAGGCACATCCAGAGCTCATCCGTGGTCTACAATCAGATAACCTGCTCGGTACGGGAAAAGAAACGCTGGCCTTCCTCCGAGTCAAGGCCAGAGAATCTGGGATGTGGACTCTCTGGAGTTCTGTGCTGCTAAGCGAGGCAAAACTCTGCCTTATCAACGGCGACAGCATCGCGACCGCCCTTGAACACATGGTAAGAAGCTCGCAGATTATCGTGGAAAAGAATATGAAAGGCATGTTTGGGGCGCACCTCAGCTTGTACTCGTCGCTCTGGGGTAGGCTCGGCCTAGGCCATCTAGCCGCCGTCTCGTGTGAGATCTTTTTACGTTGTCACACCTACCATTCCATGTTCGATGACGAGCTCAAGATACTCAGCCGGTTTTGTCTAGCGCTTCTCGACCAGGGGAAATATCGCGAGGCCATGGAAGTTCTCGACAACGTCGACGAAAACTCGTTGCGCTCATGGAAGCCTAGCCAGTATTGGTATAAATACAGGGGGATTATACGACTCAAAAGAGACTTACACCACAATAACTTGGATGGAGCAGAGCAGCTCTTGGATCAGTTTCTCCAATCCAAGGGCGACGACTTCGAACCCGACCTGGCCTTTGTGATTGACACCGCACATATAGACTACTTGACACGCCGTGGAGACCTATCATCAGCCTCTGAAAAAGTAGACAAGATGATATCGGAGCTTCAAGATGAGAATAGGGATATATGCCTGCGTGTCAAGGCACTTCTTGTCAAAGTTTCGCTTCTAGATCGATGTGGACGGCCTCAGCGTGCATTTTCGGTTGCTCTCCGAGCGGCAAACTTGTGTTTACGGGCGAGGCTGATGTCTCTGCTCTGGGCGTCAATCGGCGCAATAGCTAATATACTGGTATCGATGGGGGAATTCGAAGCCGCCACACAGCTTCTCACTGCTGCATTACCGCGCAGTCTAGAATGCGAATCTCCAGCCCTCGCAGCGAAACTATATGCATACCTCGCTGATGCTAATATGGGACTAGCAGGCCAGTCCCAAGACGAAACCagagctggtgaagatggagagaccCCAAAACGGGACCGGGAAAGCAGGGGAAGTGAAGCAACGAAAGCAGCTATCCAACGACGCGATGAATATTTAAATAGGGCGGCGATGGCGGTCCAAAGGGCATTTGACGAGTACTCCAGCATTGAAGatatcagcagccaatgtgagatgatggcgaagaaggccgTAATCATGAAAGTATTAGGGGATATGGCCTTGGCTGCAGATTACGCCGCAGCATATGTtgggctgaagaagaaggctgagTCACTGAGTTTACAGAGAGGGGAAACTGGATAACATCCTGAAGAGCGGAACGGAGGTCAACTGGCCATGCGCGAGGGAAACTGTAGCATGTGCATCAAGACACCTTGTCACCAAATAATCTTACCCTGAGGATACAATCTGAGCATGGGAAAAGTGAACCATTAATAGGACGCATCTTCTATGGATAAAAATATGACGAAATACACAGTAATATCACCAAAATGACTAGACCGTGAAAGCAACGATGAGGATATCAGGACTACATTGGTTAAAGTTGTTTTGTTCGAGAAGCTCgcagacagaaaaaaaaaagcagccTTCTACTCCTCTTGGTAGGAAATCTTCCGCATTTCGCCGAGACGGTGTCTTGCTGAAGCAAGCGCGTTTTCCAGTTGTAAAATCTCCACCTGTGATGGTAAAAGTGAAAAGTCACTCCGGTTAGCTCATGTTCATCAGTGTTTAGGGATAGAAACAATTGTCGGCTTACCTGTTGCTCCATCTCGCGAACCTTGAACTCATGTGCTCCAAGCTTGGAGTAGTCTACCTGGTCCTCCTCTTGGCTTCGCTCACGAATCATGCTCTGAACTTGGCGCACCAGCGATCGGCAAGCTGCTCCAACAGCCTTGCTAGCTTGCTCCAGATGATCCTGGCTCTTGGACATGAAGCCGGCCTTGACTCGGCTAGCTGCCACCAACTGCGCCGTAGACGCTGCGACGTCGTTGGATGCGACAATCAGCTGCTCTGGGCTGTTGCGGTTGGACAGGACTCCGTCCGCTGTCTCAATGAGCGTATTGGTTGACGAAGCTACTGCCTTCGCCGCCGAGATGAGACCCTCGGTCCATCTGTTGTTCTTCTTGTAAAAGGCTGTTCGCGATGATGAGCCTCGTCCAGCCTGCACAATCTCCTGCTGTGTCGCCGTTGCCGCGCGAATGAGCTCCGCGATGGCCGTTGTGATGGCTGTAGCAGCATCCAAGATTGAGTCGTGCACCTTGACCTCGTACGAAGTGTATCCATCACGAGGCTTGTTCTTCAGCTTAGCAAGgcgagccgccgccgccgcaaTGGCGTCAGCCGCTTTGCTCAACTCGGAGTCGACCAGGTCTCCCAAGTCTCCCTTGTTGTTCATCAACTTTCCAAAACCAGGAGCGAGGCCCTCGACTAGcttgttgagcttctgcAGTTTCATCTGCACAtcattgttgctgttgatgacAACGTCTGTCTTTTGCAATGGCTCCATTCCTTCCAGGCGGAAGCTCTGTAGGCCCCTGAAAAACTGCACGGTAGATTGGGCCGATTGCCTTGCGCCTTGCATCAGCGCGTCGGTCTTTTTGTCATCCGTCGCCAGGCGCACCACACCCTTTGTATTGCTGCAGACATCGGCAACAGCTCCGGAGAAGAcattgatggccttgatcaaCTCTGAGTGTGTGCTATTAGGTCCATCAGCGATGAAGTTGTTGAAAGCAGTGGCAAACTCCATTGCGCTTCCAGATGCCTTCTCAATCTGAGAGAGGACATATGTTGGCGACGCATTCTGATTACCGGCTTGCATGGACGAATCCAACTCGTAAAGAGCGTCATCCACTCGCGCGACACCGGCCTGCAGCACCGAATCAATAATATCGTTAATCTTATCCAAGTTGGACAAGATCAGTGCGTCGATTTGTCCGTCCAAAGCATGATCTGTCTCTCCCTGGTTCTGCTTCAGCTCGTTCAACTCAATGAGTGTCTGATCCATTCCTGCCTTGTACacctcaagctcttcttctttgtcgcGCAGGAGCTGTTCGAGATCGGAATCGCCATCTCGGATTTTGCTCTGAGCCTCCTCCAAGGCCCGGGACTTAATCCGCAGTGCCTCTTCCAAGTCACTCATCTCACGGTTGTACTTGGAGAGCATTGTGGATAGCTCGTTGCCCTTGCTACGCTCAAGATTGTCGGCCCGATCTTGCGCCAAGCGGAGCTCTCGTTTGAGCTTCTCTACCTCATCCTTGCTGCTTCCGCTAGCCCGATCCTTGTCGTGAAGAGCTCGGTCACGCTCTCGGATCATATCAGCTAGCTCAAGATTCTTCGTCTTGATCTCTCGCTCCAACTTTTCGCGCTTCTCAATGGCTTCCTGGGCGCTTGCGGCCTTGAGCTGTACTGCCTTGAACTTTTGCAGGAGATCCAGGTGCTCATGTCGAAGCTGAGAGTATAGCTTCGCGAGGGACTCATACTTTGATCTCCAAGTGTTGACTTGCTCTTGCAGCGCTTTGATCTGGTCATCCTTGCTACTCATCTGGTGACCATAGCTGTTTTGAATTTGCATCAGCTCGCCTTCCAGAGCCTTGACACGTTGATCGTATTGCTGTAGCATCAGCTGGTCACGCTCGTATTGCGCCCGTGCGTTAAGGTTCTCCCGCTCGAGTTCGGCCAGGCGACCTTGCGTCTGCCATTGCGCTTGTTGCGCAAGAAGCGCCTCCTGttctcgctgctgctgttccaTCAAACGCCGCTGTTGCTCTTCGAACTCGCGCTGggcctgctgctgggcctgtTGTTGCGCCAAAAGAGCAGCCCTCTGTCGCTCTTCAAGAACTCGCTGTTGCTCTTCGTATTCACGGTTTTGACGGTCCAGTTCACCCTTCCAAAATTCGGAAATCTCATCTGGCTCCTCCGACTTGGGGGCTGGCGCAGGAGATGGCTGGCGCTCGATTTCTTGCTTTGGTCTAGCGGGCAAGGCCggggcatcatcatcggtaGCAAGGAGGTTCGGCGGATCTTGCGGCAGTTTGGGGATTGTGATAAGACTTGTCAGGTATCGAAGGTTGGAACATTCGTAGTAGAATTTGACCAAGCGATAATGCTGAGCGTCGTATCGCTGACGAAGGGGCTGCAGtgcatcatcgtcaccagTGACTATTACGGCTCAGGTCAGTACTCATTCTCTACAGGTGGGAGTCTTGACTCACTGGAGTGCATGGCGCGCAGCATGCTAGTAATGAACTTGTAAATGCCGTAGCTCTCCTGAACCAGGGGCACCAGAGCTGCAATTCGACACTCATTGTTTCCAACATTTCTAAAATGCGAAAAGATCAATTTCTGAAACTGCTCTATCTTGTCTTGCAGCACCATCAAGTCAGAAATGGTCTCATATCCCTCGTTCGGGTCGTTGATGGCCTTAAGACTGAGGTATTCCTCATACTCAAAAGTGCCGTTGAACTCTGGGTGCTGTTGGTGAAAAGACAGCTTCGCAAGGAGGTAGTATACGTATTCGCGAATCAATGGTCCGTATCCTCGAACTCCTTCTCCGCTCATTCCGCGGTTCAGGGAATCAATCCACGAACGGTTGGCCATTGCTTCCTTCAAAGCCGAAGGGTGGCCTTCCTGCAGAACTTTGTGGACAGTGATCAGAGCTTTGAATGTCTGGACTTCGTCGGCAAGAATGGGTTGGCTGCATGGACATGGGGCGTCGTAATCAGCACAAGCTACTGCAAACCAAGGGCGTCTCGAGCCAACTTACACCTTCATGGCTGCCCAGAAGGGCTGCGAGGTCCGGTGATCCCATGTATAGACGATACATGCTCGCACATGTTTGCGCTTGGGAGAGATTTCATCGGGGTTGGTAGCCTTCTTGATGCTAACGGCAAGCTCCTGGTCGGTCCTAGTTGGTGCAACAGACACAAATAAGCAAGTGTCGTCTTGAACAGGTAAATACAAATCTAGGGGAACGGGCTTGACAAACTTGGTATGCTCGGTGGTGCGTATGGAGGCCATGGTGGGCGTAATACAGCTCAAAGAGCTCGGCGGCGGAGCTTGGATAGGAGGCACACGATGGAGCAGTCGCAAGAGCTCGCACCCAAGGCGCTGGAGGTTAAAGAACAGGGACCGGTGAGGCTGTAATTTGCAGTGCTTCCGGAGAGCCGAACTGCCCCTGATCAAAAAGATTATGGCCCAATCTGCAGCACACAGAAAGGCAGAACGATGGCCAGTTCGGAATGGAGGGAAGACGAATGCGATTGAAGCTGCGGACAGGCGAGCATCGTCACCATGTGGGGCTTAGCGGGCCATTAATTACCTGGGCGACGCGGTCTTAATATTAATCCGATTTCTTTCAAGAAGCATCAGGAGGTTGAGCCTTTGTGCTGCAAAATTACATAATCTTGTCATGAGATTATATTTGTTTTATTCCTCCAGGGTAATTAATTACCTGAGTACCGAGTAGTATCATGGATCAGATGAGCATGTGAGCTGATCATCAGAGGAGGGGGATCTGTAGGTTGGACGGAGGCAACAGATTTGTAGTTCAATGCGGGACTAAAGTGCGTGTGACAAACGTTGTGGAATTTAAAGTCCCGTATATAGAACGGCGATGGTGGTAAGGGATTACATAGTATCAAATATATATCCTTCAGCTCGCTTATGACAACACTGCTACTGGAACAATACAGCCCCCAATTGGCACACCTCATGAATGGTTatgatggctttgaacaAGTTTCCATTGCGAACTCGCGGATCCAGCTGTTCACCCAGGGAACAAATCAAAATACTCATAATTGAGTCGGCAAAGAGTGATTGCTCGGATGAGTAAACGTCATGCTTTACTTAGGCAGCCAGCGTCGAGCCCACTGTTATCCCGAGTTCACAATTCGAGCTTGAGAGATATTAAATTGCCATATGATCACCATGTCTATTAGGTTGTGTCTTCAAAATCAGTTCCCAATGCATCCAAAAACCAGCCAGTCACCACGGAATGAACGGGAGACACTGCACAATCTGTACAAGGTATTTGGATACTCGACTCTTCCAAGAGGAGTATTCACGGAGAATGAATGCACTCTTTGTCGATGTCATATTGTCTCATTTGCTATGAAcatcaaataaaaaaaatgCAGACCTTGGTCACATGCTGAGTTCTTTTTCCATCCGAACGCAACACCCTAAGAAAAACCGAAGCAAGCACCACGCCGACCCTTCCTTTAAATAGTGGTTTCGTATGCCAGAGGGACAACAGTCTCAGGAGGGTTGTCAGTCAGAGAGACTGTGACGGCATCCCGGGGGAGAGCAGGCTGTCGCTTAACCTGGACGGTAACGCCATCGGCTCTGGcctgcttcttggcggccGCGTTCGCCTTGACTCGCTTGATGAAGTCCTCACGGGATCGAGAGGGCTGGATGTGCTCGATTCGGACGTTGATGCGCTTCTCGATGTAGCGGTGCTTGACCTTCttgtagatgatgatgccgacgGCGCTCTTGGTGACGTTGTAGATAACGCCAGTCTTGCCGTGGTAGACCTTGTAGGGCATACTGCCAAGTGTGTTAGTTTCCTCTTGAATTTCGCAATGTCCAGACTCCCAAGCACAAGGTTTCCTTACCCCTTCTGGACAGCACCGTTGGCCTTGATGTCGACAATGTCACCGACGCTGGGCAATTGTTAGCTGGATTGATTTCGTGCGCCAGAGATTTCTCGGACTGCACTCACTGATACACCTTCAGGTAGGTGTTCAGGGCGATCATGCCCTTTTGGCGGAAGTCCCTGCTGAAGGCATACTGCAAACCCGTTAGCaacagcgtcttcttcaacatcaccactCCATCACAGATGGGATAGACCAACTCGGGTGCCCGCTCGCTTTCCGTAAGAGTGACCCATCGCGCCTGATTGCCGTCGATATTTCGTTCGAGGATTgacgaggatggagttgaagcTTTGCTAATTTGGCGTGGTGAAATTACGCACGGCGTGTGGAAGCGAATATGCTTAGATAATCcacttaatt
This genomic stretch from Trichoderma breve strain T069 chromosome 1, whole genome shotgun sequence harbors:
- a CDS encoding anaphase-promoting complex subunit 5 domain-containing protein translates to MSRYLTPAKVGLLVLIELYVEEAIPSDAVVPVLSFIASHMIGYDPNGPSTSQATRWTKAERAVSLVVSIKDFEKLLSSYPLLMGLPGKRLWDQFLNNLWGIDSLHALEDFFANLSSIFPKSKEELRKEGLDPEEPELGVKLSHNSPLGAFVRRARLEYQRLQFHDCAELWKDFVRYRQPTSHYQKRKNPDFSRYSFDNVLLRGELEDWDVDKVAGLASVAYGDMLAGDRTGTLPVSLDDVENLLDFQIEQMQKYGNRIPLEIRHQFHDLLNDTFLIPSLTHYITFLDAWRAGDYPTAFEFLHRYFDYTMQHRDRLFYQYALMNLAVLQADFGCYKEAMTAMLETVTVARENRDMTCLNFSLNWLFHFGQAHPELIRGLQSDNLLGTGKETLAFLRVKARESGMWTLWSSVLLSEAKLCLINGDSIATALEHMVRSSQIIVEKNMKGMFGAHLSLYSSLWGRLGLGHLAAVSCEIFLRCHTYHSMFDDELKILSRFCLALLDQGKYREAMEVLDNVDENSLRSWKPSQYWYKYRGIIRLKRDLHHNNLDGAEQLLDQFLQSKGDDFEPDLAFVIDTAHIDYLTRRGDLSSASEKVDKMISELQDENRDICLRVKALLVKVSLLDRCGRPQRAFSVALRAANLCLRARLMSLLWASIGAIANILVSMGEFEAATQLLTAALPRSLECESPALAAKLYAYLADANMGLAGQSQDETRAGEDGETPKRDRESRGSEATKAAIQRRDEYLNRAAMAVQRAFDEYSSIEDISSQCEMMAKKAVIMKVLGDMALAADYAAAYVGLKKKAESLSLQRGETG
- a CDS encoding ANTH domain-containing protein; translation: MASIRTTEHTKTDQELAVSIKKATNPDEISPKRKHVRACIVYTWDHRTSQPFWAAMKVQPILADEVQTFKALITVHKVLQEGHPSALKEAMANRSWIDSLNRGMSGEGVRGYGPLIREYVYYLLAKLSFHQQHPEFNGTFEYEEYLSLKAINDPNEGYETISDLMVLQDKIEQFQKLIFSHFRNVGNNECRIAALVPLVQESYGIYKFITSMLRAMHSITGDDDALQPLRQRYDAQHYRLVKFYYECSNLRYLTSLITIPKLPQDPPNLLATDDDAPALPARPKQEIERQPSPAPAPKSEEPDEISEFWKGELDRQNREYEEQQRVLEERQRAALLAQQQAQQQAQREFEEQQRRLMEQQQREQEALLAQQAQWQTQGRLAELERENLNARAQYERDQLMLQQYDQRVKALEGELMQIQNSYGHQMSSKDDQIKALQEQVNTWRSKYESLAKLYSQLRHEHLDLLQKFKAVQLKAASAQEAIEKREKLEREIKTKNLELADMIRERDRALHDKDRASGSSKDEVEKLKRELRLAQDRADNLERSKGNELSTMLSKYNREMSDLEEALRIKSRALEEAQSKIRDGDSDLEQLLRDKEEELEVYKAGMDQTLIELNELKQNQGETDHALDGQIDALILSNLDKINDIIDSVLQAGVARVDDALYELDSSMQAGNQNASPTYVLSQIEKASGSAMEFATAFNNFIADGPNSTHSELIKAINVFSGAVADVCSNTKGVVRLATDDKKTDALMQGARQSAQSTVQFFRGLQSFRLEGMEPLQKTDVVINSNNDVQMKLQKLNKLVEGLAPGFGKLMNNKGDLGDLVDSELSKAADAIAAAAARLAKLKNKPRDGYTSYEVKVHDSILDAATAITTAIAELIRAATATQQEIVQAGRGSSSRTAFYKKNNRWTEGLISAAKAVASSTNTLIETADGVLSNRNSPEQLIVASNDVAASTAQLVAASRVKAGFMSKSQDHLEQASKAVGAACRSLVRQVQSMIRERSQEEDQVDYSKLGAHEFKVREMEQQVEILQLENALASARHRLGEMRKISYQEE
- a CDS encoding ribosomal protein l21e domain-containing protein, translated to MGHSYGKRAGTRYAFSRDFRQKGMIALNTYLKVYHVGDIVDIKANGAVQKGMPYKVYHGKTGVIYNVTKSAVGIIIYKKVKHRYIEKRINVRIEHIQPSRSREDFIKRVKANAAAKKQARADGVTVQVKRQPALPRDAVTVSLTDNPPETVVPLAYETTI